In the genome of Bombus affinis isolate iyBomAffi1 unplaced genomic scaffold, iyBomAffi1.2 ctg00001087.1, whole genome shotgun sequence, one region contains:
- the LOC126928574 gene encoding uncharacterized protein LOC126928574: MKWITVTGDLKGISSNWPGKTTEQKGSRSKSFRSNSFDVSTLHGAKSKLSGSSKAAISTFMAPSNWFTKRHQPMSKKPEDLVTASLSLKFDKSKVVKAVKETLGKKSPNSEVKHKVVWDNTSGTKVDAQVKRGEDNLQSLRTISQ, encoded by the exons atgaagtggataacggtaaccggagatctgaagggaatttcttcaaactggcccggaaaaacgaccgaacagaaaggaagtcgatcgaagagcttccgttccaacagcttcgacgtgtcgacattgcacggagctaaaagtaagcttagcggatcctcgaaagccgctatttcgacctttatggcaccgtcgaattggttcacgaagagacaccaaccgatgtcgaagaagccggaagatttagtaacggccagtttaagtctcaagttcgataaatcgaaggtagtgaaggcggtgaaggaaacgttgggtaaaaagtcccctaatagcgaggtcaaacacaaagtcgtatgggacaacactagtggaaccaaagtggacgctcag gtgaaacgtggagaagataatttgcaatcattgcggacaatatcgcagtga